The Acidobacteriota bacterium genomic interval CGACGCCGGAGCTCGAGTTGGGGATGACCGCCGAGGAGCTCGGCCACCAGCTCGCCGTAGTCGAGGAAGTCGGTGGCGAACCACAGACGGCCGCCGGGAGCGAGCAGTCCGAGCACCAGGTCGACGGTCTCGCCGTCGAACAACCGCCGCTTGTGGTGCCGCGCCTTCGGCCAGGGGTCCGGGAAGTAGACGTGGAGATCCGAGGCGAAGGCGCGCGGCAGCACCGCCGAGAGTGCATAGAGGGCCTCGCCGCGCAGCACAACCAGGTTCTCGACGCCGCGCTTGCGCGCCCGTCCAACCAGCATGCGGTAGTACTCGGTCACCATCTCGATGCCGAGAAAACGACGCTCCGGATCTTCCTGCGATCGCCGCAACAGGTATTTGCCCTTGCCGAAGCCGAGCTCGACCTCCCACGGCCCGTCTCCGGCCGCCAGACGATCGAGATCGAGGGGAGCGGACCAGTCCGCCAGGGTGCTCTCGCCGGCGGCGGTATCGATGAGTAGGGATTGGGCCAAGGCAGTCTCCGCGATCGAAGCGGCGAGTATACGACCTGTCACCTTGACCACGGCGCCCCACCCTCCTAGGCTGGGGCATGGACCCTGCGAAACCGCTGCCGTCGTCCCGTCCGGCCTCGACCACCGCGAAGGCCACCGCCAACCCGGATCTCGTCATGCGCACCTGCCCGATCTGCGGCAAGGAGCTCGCCGAGCGCAAATGCAAGCTGTTCTGCCCGGATCCGGTGTGTGGCTACTTCCTGTCCTGCGCCGACTACTACTGATGGCCGCCAAAGGGCAGCAGGGGTGTCGATCCGCTCCGCCGGCGGGGTCGTACCTCAGGCAACCGCCGGGCTAGTCCCGCCCACCCGGCGACCTGCTCTGGTCCCGTGAAATCGTCGTTCTCTAGGAGGATTCCCGTGTCGAACATCCGCATTCCGAAATCCTGGGAGATTCCCGAGCGCCTCGCCACCCCGGAGTCCATCTACTGGTCGCGCCGCA includes:
- a CDS encoding tRNA (guanosine(46)-N7)-methyltransferase TrmB, which produces MAQSLLIDTAAGESTLADWSAPLDLDRLAAGDGPWEVELGFGKGKYLLRRSQEDPERRFLGIEMVTEYYRMLVGRARKRGVENLVVLRGEALYALSAVLPRAFASDLHVYFPDPWPKARHHKRRLFDGETVDLVLGLLAPGGRLWFATDFLDYGELVAELLGGHPQLELRRRDQPWPEGPRTNYEAKYEREGRPILRLEGIYRGFGDRPRLHPAGEAAVLAAPWQAPVVEP